TAACAAGCGGATGGGGCTAACTAACCTGAGAAGTATTAACCTAGCTAATCACTTGAATCTCAGTGTATTCAAAACCATTATTACTTCTTTGTACCAGTGGATAAGATGCACCATTAATATTTAACCAGTCCTCCTCACAATCGGCTTTTGGAGAATAATAAACCAAAACATACTGTTTACCAATAAAATCATTCATTTCCGCTTCCACTTCACCACGCCATTGGGTTTTTGTTGCTAAAACTACTAACTGATTGGCAATTTGTGGTAATGCTTTTGCTACTTGTCGCCGATAGACTTCATCTAAACTTCCAAATGGAGAATCCATCACCATCGGAAACGTGCTACTATCAGGAGCAATTAAAGTATTATTGGCACTCCACTTACGCACTTGATCAATAATGCCGCCAATTAAAGATAGACTCAAAATTTGATTTTCTCCAGTTGAAGCGGCTACTAGTTGTTCTGTTTCTGTTGTAGTTTCCACCAGACTTAATTCATAATTATGATCGAGCTTTGGTAAATAAGGCGTAAACGAGATGTTACTAAAAATTTCCTGAACTTTTTGTTCTAGAGTTAACCGAAATCGTTTTTCTACATCAGCTTTTAGATTTTGAATGCAAGAAATGGCTTTTTCTGTTGTCTCTCTTCTCCGTTGGGCTAGTTTTTGTTTTTCTTCTTTACTTTCTTCCTGATTTAACTTACGAGAAAGTTTATCTAATTTTTCAGTATTTTGTGTCAATTGAATTTCATTACGTCCTTTTTCTAGAAATAAGTTTTCTAATTCGTTTTCTGTTTCATCAACAGCTTGCTGTAACTCTTTAATTTCTTGATCAGGATACTCTCTTAACTGTTGTTTTACTTTCTCTAAATCGCTTTCTAAATGATTTAATTTTTGTCTTAATTCGGTAATTTCTTCTTGACTTTCATCTACTCTTTCCCAAAACTTACTCGCCTGTTTATCAATTTCCTGAATGTGAGTTTCTAAACGAATTAATGCCTCTTCTACTTCTGCACCACTATCTTCTTCCATCCAATTTTTAAGATTAGCATAGGAATCACTTCCCGCAATCAATTCTGCTCCACAAATACAACGCTGCTGATTTAATAAATTTTCTACAAATGGCTTTTTAATCCGACTGGGAAGTTCTCCCCCCTGAGGTAATCCTTCAAATAGATGAGAACAGCTTTCTGCAATATCAGTCATTAAAACTGTATAGCCCTGACTAGAAATTGTTTTTTTAATCTTTTGATTCAAGCGAACTAGTTGTTCTCTCGTTGCTTTTACCTCAGTTTCGAGGCTATTTTTCCTTGTTTGGAGATTTTCAGAACCTCTTAACTGAATTAACTGATCTCCTAATTCTTTTTTTATTGCTTGCTTTTGCTCAATTTCTTCATTAATTTCAATTTGACGTTGTTGTAAGGTTTCTATTTCATTTTCTAATGTCTGTTTTTCTTTCAAAAACTTTCGAGTTTCAATATTACCAATTTGGCGTAATTCTTCTTCTAGAGTACGACGAGCATTTTTCAAGTGTTCTACTGATCGTTCAAACACTTTAATTCCCAATAATTCCTTTGTCGCTTCAGTTAACCCTGTTTGTTTTTGATAACGAATAATATGATCAATGCGTTCCCCATCAAAGAAAAAATACTGATGTAAACTTGCTGGTAAAATTCGTCCAATAATTTCCTCAGGAGGTTCTATGGGATGTTTCCAAGCCCCATCATCCCCGGAAAAAAGCATAAATAACTTACTTTCTCCATTTTCAAAGCTGCTATTATCTTGATTTTTAGTAGCATAACAACTCCGTTTTAACTGATAAGACTTATAATCATGATCAAACTTTAATTCCACATGATATTCTATAGACTTTCCAGGTATTGCTTCTTGAATAGCTCGTTTATTAACTAATTGCTCTGAGTTAGCAAATGCGGCGGTAAACTCTTCATAAAGTACCCAAGTAAACGCATTTAATAAGGTTGTTTTCCCTGCTCCATTATTACCATGAATAATTGTTATATTGCGCTCACTCCCTGCTAACTGAATTTCTGGGGTAGCTCCATAAAACTGGCGAAAGTTACAGAGCTTAATAGATTTGAGCCTCATTGCACCACATCTTTAATAATTTTCAAAATTTCCTCATTGATATGACGAGGAGCTTTTTGATAGAGCTTCTTTTTCTCTAGTTGTAACACCTTTGTGACAATTTCTTGGACTTCTGGAGAAAATTGTTTCAAATTGGTTTTTAAATAGTTGTCATTAGTCATTAGTCATTCGTTTACAAAGGACAAAACAATCAAGAATGTCCCTCATGAGTTTGAAGGCTCTTTTTTAGTTTTGGAAAATTACTTAAAGTTGATTTAGCTCATTTTAACAGACATTTGTTGATTGACGACAATTTATGATCGGAGTAAAGCGTGGAAAATTCAAAAGTAAGGATGAGAGAAACAAAGATGAAGCTGGGAAGACAACGGGATTGGGTGTGGCGCGGTTGGCAAATTCGTTATACCTATTTACGAGGGAAAGGAGAAGGAAAGCCACCTATAGTATTAATTCATGGATTTGGAGCCGCGATCGCGCATTGGCGGCATAACCTTCCCATTCTCAAAGAAAATCATACCGTTTATGCCTTAGATTTACTAGGATTTGGGGCTTCTCGCAAGGCTTTTACAGATTATTCCATTGAACTTTGGGCAGAACAAGTTTATCAGTTTTGGCGCACAGTAATTGGTGTCCCGACAATTTTTATGGGAAACTCCTTGGGATCATTGGTAAGTTTAACGGCGGTGGCGCGACATCCTGAAATGGGAAAAAAGCTAATTCTAATTAACTTACCAGATGTATCAGCGCGTTCGGAAATGCTATCTCCCCCTATTCAAAAAGTAGTGAGTGGGGTTGAGTCTTTTTTTGCAGCCCCTTGGCTACTGCGAGGGTTATTTTCTATCTTAAAATCTCCGAAAGTGATTCGGCGTTGGGCAAAACTGGCTTATCCACAAGTGTCAGCACTAGATGAGGAGTTAGTCACCATTTTAAGCACACCTCCTCGGGATCAATTTGCAGCGGATGCCTTTGTAGCGTTAGCAAGATCAGCGCTGAGTCGTAATTTTTCTCCTTCAGTCAAGGCGTTATTAAGTAACTTAGAGTTACCCATTTTACTGTTATGGGGAGAACAGGATAAATTTATTCCACCAAGTTTAGCGCGATCGTTTGTGGGGATCAATCCCAATTTAGAGTTAATCATGTTACCCAATCTCGGTCACTGTCCTCATGATGAAGCACCAGAGCAATTTCATGAAGTAATTTTACCGTGGTTAGCCAACAAGCAAGGGTGATGAGGTGATGAGGTGATGGGGAGATAGGGTGATGGGGAGATAGGGTGATGGGGAGATGGGGAGATGGGGAGATAGGGTAATGGGGAGAGGGGGAGATAGGGAGAGGGGGAGATGGGGATTTCTTATGTGTAGCAGAAATTAACCAATAACCAATAACAAAACAGACTAAGCAACACTATAGTTGTTAATCATAATTCTTCCTTCGATAAAAATGGCTTCTTCTGTGATCTTAATTTCCTGAATCTGAACTTGTGAACCGAGATCAAATTCAACAGGAGTCAGTTCTTCTTGATTTAAGGCTAATCCTTGCACAGTGATGGGAGAAATTAATAAATGTTGAGGGCTAATTAAATCAACAGTTGCTTGAATAAAAACTGGGTTTTTGGGAGACTGTGGCGGTTTCCCTTCGAGAAGCAATTGATTGTTTTGTAGGGTTATTTTTTCCCATTGTAGCGAAGAAAAAGAGTTGCTTTTTAAGAGTGAGAAGAGAAAATCTTGTAACCCTGACTGAAGTAAAGAAGACCTCAAAGAATCATTAAGATGGGTTTCAGTGATGCGAACTTGACCAGAAATAGGAAGGGGATGTAACAGCTGTAAAGAGTGACCTTTTAAAATTTGAGTGATATTAACTTGTAGTTGTTCTGCAATTAAAGAAATTTGGTCAAAATGGAGTCCCTGATAAATGGCAAATTCACTTTTTAAGTAAATTTTCGGAATAATTCCTTGCAATAATTGTTGATCACTGCTGGTAATTTTTAGTTGTAATTGCGTAATTGAATCTAGTTGTGATTTGATCCAAAGCTGTAAAGCTGGAGTCAAAATTTTGCTTAGAAAATGACTTTTCAATTTCATTATTAAAGAATCGTTAACAAATTTCGATTAAAATATAGGGTGAGGAAGTAAGATTGCTTATGGAACGGGTACAAAAAATTCTCTCACAATGTGGGGTCGCTTCACGTCGCCAGGCTGAAACTATGATTATTGCAGGACGCGTAGAAGTGAATGGGAGAAAGGCTCAATTAGGAGATAAAATTGACTTAGAGCGCGATCGCGTTACCGTTGATCATAAACTCCTCACTGTTCAACACCGTCCCAAAAACTTATATATTTTAATCAATAAGCCTCGCGGTGTTGTTTGTACCTGTGATGATCCCCAAAATCGTCGCACTGTCCTTGATCTACTTCCCTCGGGAGTAAAAAAAGGACAAGGGTTACATCCAGTGGGGCGACTTGATATTAATTCGACTGGTGCACTCCTCTTAACTAATGATGGAGACTTAACTCTTAAACTCACTCATCCTCGTTATCATTTACCTAAAACCTACAAGGTATGGGTTAAAAATAGTCCCTCAGAATCGGTTTTAGAAAAATGGCGTAACGGGGTGATCCTTGATCATAAAAAAACCTTACCTGCCCAAATCAAGGTTTTAAAGCGCCAGCGTCAACGAACTTTACTAGAAGTGATCCTCATTGAGGGACGGAATCGCCAAATTCGGCGCATTGCCGAGCAATTAGGCTACCCGGTACTAGCTCTTCATCGGAGCGCGATCGGTGCAATTAAACTTAATAGTGAGGATCAATCTTTAAAGGAAACTGGGAATTATCGTTATTTAAACCCTAAAGAAATACATTATCTTAAACACGAAGGTTTAACCCCTTGATATTATGTTTACTGAAAAACAGCATCCCCCCAACATGAACTCTCAACAAGAACAACAGGTTGAAAAACTCAAAGAACTGGGAGCGCAAATTCGGCAAGTTCGAGAGGAACAATCTGTCTCTATTGATGAAATTGCCACAAGAACTCGCATTCAGGCGCGTTTACTCGTGGCTATTGAAGAAGGACAATTAGAAAATCTTCCCGAACCTGTTTATATACAGGGCTTAATTAAACAGTTTGCTCAAGCCCTTGGCTTAAATGGATCGGAGTATGCGAGAGCTTTTCCAACAGGACAACAAACTTACACCATTAAACCGTCTTGGCAACAAATTCCCTCTTTTAATTTCTTTCAACCTCGCGCCTTACACCTTTACTTCTTTTATTTATTATTAGTAGTCGTATCTATCAGTGGATTATCTCTTTCCTTTTTTGCCGCTCAACGCCCTTCTGAAGAGAATGAGGAGCAAGGAACTGTGCAAGAACAAACAGTGGAAGAAGTGGAAACTAATGATCCACAATTAGCCACTACTGACCCCTCCCCTGATGAGACAGAGGCTTCTCAAGATAGCCCACAAGAATCTTCTGTGACGATTAATGTTTCTATTGAAGCAGACTCTTGGATTCGAGTGACTGGCGATGGGGAAGAAATTTATGAGGGAGTTTTAAGTTCAGGTGAAAATCGCAATTGGACGGCAAAAGAAGAAATTACTATCCGAACAGGTAATGCTGGGGGGGTAATTGTGGAATATAATGAAGAATCCCCCGCAGCATTAGGTAACTCAGGAGAAGTAACAGAAGTTACTTATTCGCCATCGCAATAGCTTCAACAGCTAGAGGAGAACCATCAGCAGTTTCTAATACAAATCCCGCATCCTCAACCATTTGCCAATCTTCTTTTGCCGCTTGTCCTGGTGTAGTCAAATAATCAGCAACAAATATGGAGTTGGCTGGATACAATCCCAGTGGTTGCAGAGAACGTAAATGGACTTCTCGCCCGCCCGCAATACGAATCTCTCGTTCTGGCAATAGAAAGCGGTAGAGACAAAGCACTCGCAGGCAAAACTGCGGGGTTAAGTCTTTACCTTGAGACTCGGATAGGGGAGTACCAGGAATAGGAATGAGGAAGTTTACAGGAATGCTTGTGATATCTAATTCTCTTAAAGAAAGAGCTAGATCAATTATATCATCCGTTGATTCTCCCATGCCAATAATGCCCCCAGAACAGGTGGTCATACCAGCACGTTGAACATGATTAACAGTGGTAACGCGATCGCGAAACGTATGAGTGGTACAAATTTCTGGGTGATAATTTTCAGAAGTATTAAGATTATGATTAACGCGATCGACCCCAGCATTGGCTAACCGTTGCGCTTGTTCATCATTGAGTAAACCAACACAGGCGCAAATTTTAAGATCATATTGGGCTTTAACGGCTTCTACCGCCTCACAGACATTACTCAAGAGAGACTCGGTGGGAGTGCGCCCAGAAGTTACTAAACAAAATGTTCCTGCTTTTAACTCTGAGGCTTGAGCCGCTGCTTTGAGAATTTCCTGTTTTCCGAGTAGCGGATATTTTTCAATGGTGGCAGCAGAAATTTTTGACTGGGAACAATAATGACAATCTTCGGGACATAACCCACTTTGAGCATTTAATAAAAAGTGCAGACGAACGCGATTTTCCCAGTAATGATAACGAACTCGATAGGCGGCATCGAGTTGAGCGAGTAATTCTATATCGGGAGCGGTTAATACCGCGGTTGCTTCTTCTCGGGTGAGACAATCACCAGCTAGAGCCTTTTCGGCTAAAGCATTCCAATCCATTTTTACCATTCAGTTTCTAGTTAAATAATTGATATTCAAGCTACGACCCCATTTGCGCTAAGTTCCAATCAGGGCGTAAGTCTTTGGCGTGACGTAAATAAGGGTGAACAATTTCCCATTGGGGATTAGCCGTATTCACATGGATTAAAAAGCGAATACAACGTTCTAAACTGCCTTCAACGTGCATTTGTTGCACATCTAGCAAAGGAACATTCTCCCATTTTGGGCGTTCTCTAGCAATGCTTGCCGGAAAAGTGGCATCTAAATCTCGAGTTGTGGTAAAAATAGCACTAATAATATCTGTCGGATCGAGGTGATTCCGTGCTTCTAGTTCGTTGAGGAGTTCTGTCACTGCTTCTCGGATGGCTTCTACTGTATTATCAGAAGCCGTTGTTGCGCCACGAATTGCTTGCACTTTCCACTCCACCACGAAGTTTCCTCCCTATAAATGATAACTCTTTATTATAGTATTACCCCTATTTAAGGTCGATATAACCATAATGGTTGCCCATTTGTTGCTAGTTCAAATTCTAGCCAATCCCTTGCTGATTTCCAGGTAAGATTTGTATCAATTTGATTTTGACCTGGTAAAACCCTTTTGATAGGAGATTTTTTCTCGCCAAAGGTAACACATTTTGCCTTTTCAGGATTGAGATCAGCGAGTTCGGCAAGCCAACGCCGTGCTTCCTCTTCCGTTCCTAAACGATCTACGACTCCTAATTGTTGAGCTTGTTCCCCAGTAAAAATCCGCCCATCGGCAAAGCCATGCACTGCTTCTACACTGAGATTACGGGCTTGAGCAACGGTATGAACAAATTGGTTGTAGCTAGTGTCAATCAGGGCTTGTAAAATTTGTTTTTCTTCTTCGCTAAGCTCGCGATCAAAAGAGAGAATATCTTTGTAGGGGCCGGATTTAACCACCTGAAAAGAAACGCCTACCTTATCGAGAAGTCGCTCTATATTATTTCCTCGTAGAATTACCCCGATGCTACCAGTAATGGTGCCCGGATTGGCAACAATTTTTTCCGCTCCCATGCCAATATAAACACCACCAGAGGCAGAAATATTCCCAAAACTAGCAACAATTTTCATTTTTTTCTGCAGGTGTTGCAGGGCGCTATAAATTTCTTGAGAATCGCCGACGGTTCCACCTGGAGAGTCAATGCGGAGTAGTAGGGCTTTCCATTTTTGCTCTTCGATGGTTTTTAGAGCCTTGAGAACCCGTTGACGAGTTTCGGACGCGATCGCGCCTGTAATTTCAATACGAGCAATTTTTTTCCCTCTTCTTTTCCCAATCAACCAGACCATAGTTTTTTTGACGCTATGCTTGAACCTTCTATTCTAACTTAAGGATTCGTTGACTGCTTTCTTAATAAAACTATACAATAATTAATAATCGTTGCTATGTAATCAGGTTTATGGAAATTAAACTGAACCAATCCCGTTTTTTAGCCCTACTGTTTCCTTTCATTATTATTGCGCCTTTTTTCCTCTGGGGAACGGCGATGGTTGCCATGAAAGCGGTAATTCCTGAGACAACGCCCTTATTTTTAGGGGGAATGCGCTTACTACCAGCAGGGGTTTTAGTGATCATGGCAGGGATGATGCTCAATCGTTCTCAACCGAAGGGATGGTTAGCATGGGGATGGATTAGTTTGTTTGCCCTTGTGGATGGAACGCTGTTTCAGGGGTTTCTAGCGGAAGGCTTAGTGCACACAGGTGCTGGCATTGGTTCGGTAATGATTGATAGTCAGCCGTTGATGATTGCGGTGTTATCGAGTCTTTTATTCGCTGATCGCATAGGAAGAATCGGTTGGTTAGGCTTAGGGTTAGGCCTTACAGGGATTAGTTTGATTGGCTTACCCGAACCCTTAATTTTAGAGACGCTACAGGGAAATTTGACGGGTTTAGACATTAATGTTTCTAGTTTATTCTCTAATGGAGAATGGTTAATGTTATTAGCCGCGTTATCTATGGCTGGGGGAACGATTTTAATCCGCTACGTTTGTCATCATGTTGATCCCGTGATGGCGACCGGGTGGCACTTACTCTTAGGTGGGATTCCTCTGTTTTTCTTGTCTGGAATCACCGAAAACCAACAATGGCAAAATATTAGTTTTGAGGGTTGGTTGGCTATTTTATATGCCACAGTCTGCGGGAGCGCGATCGCGTATGGAATTTTCTTTTATCTTGCTTCTAGTCGCAATTTAACCAGCTTTGCCTCATTAACCTTTTTAACGCCCATTTTTGCTTTATTATTTGGAAATTTGCTGTTACAAGAACAGTTAACAGCGATTCAAACTGGCGGAGTTTGTTTAACGTTAGTGAGTATTTATTTAATTAATCAGCGAAAATAGTCATTGGTCATTAGTCATTAGTCATTGGTCATTAGTCATTGGTCATTAGTCATTGGTCATTAGTCATTAGTCATTAGTCATTGGTCATTAGTCATTGGTCATTGGTCATTAGTCATTGGTTTACAAAGGACAAAGGACGAAGGACAAAGGACAAACAACAAAGGACAAACAACAAAGGACAATTTAAAAATTCGCTTTTAGTAACTTTGCTAATTGTTGAACTGAGATACGAGGAGAAGGGCGAGGTAAGGGTTCTTCTCTTTCTCCCACTTGGCGACACAAGACAGGAATTTCATATTGATAAGCCTGAAACCAGTCCTCACGAGTCGTAATATCTCGGATTTCTAGCTCAAAATCAACCGTAGTGATTTGTTCTAACTTTTCCTGAAGCCCCTCACAAAGATGACAATCGGGCTTTGAGTATAAAATTACCTGCATAAGTCAAGCAAACCAGAGTTTTCTTCCCAATGCTAAGATATAATTAAGTTCGGAGTCTAGAAATTGAGCAATTTTGGCTCAAGGATTTGCAACAATCGCCTTGTCGGAAGGAAGTGGGGTTAACCCGCTTTTTTTTAATGGTTGCAAGTCTTGCTTATTGACATCACGATTCTGGTCTCTAAATCAATCTTACGGTTGCGGGTTAAAATTTGAAAGCGATGACTCATCCCTTTATTTCCAAAGTTACTGAAATTGCAACTCCTATTGCGAATAATCTCGGTTTAGAAGTAGTAGAGATTGCCTTTTTAACCAATGAAAGCCCCCCAATTTTAAGAGTAGAGGTTCGTAACCCCGAAGACGATACCAGTCTTAATGATTGTGAACAAATGAGTCGGACGCTTGAAGCCGAACTAGATATCACAGAAATAATTCCTAATACGTATGTGTTGGAAGTCTCTAGCCCGGGAATTTCAGAGCACTTAACGCGCGATCGCGAGTATGTGAGCTTTAAGGGGTTTCCAGTCTTAGTAATAACTGATCCCCCCTATAAAGGGAAAGAACAATGGCAAGGAACGCTTAATCGTCGCGATGAGACAACGGTTTACATCAATCAAAAAGGAAAAATCGTGAAAATTCCCCGTGATGTTATCCAAAGCGTGAAGTTAGATACCCCTTAAACAATAATTAGTAAGAACCACTGTAATTATCGGTAAAAAATCACAAAATAAGGAGATTAAATTTTATGGCAATTGTTAGTTTACCAGGTTTAGGCAAGATGATTGAGGAGATTAGCGAAGGGCATAATTTACCCCCTCATCTGGTAAAAACGGCTTTACAGGAAGCACTTTTGAAAGGATATGAACGTTATCGGCGATCGCAGACTTTAGATCGAGATCATTTTAGCGATGATTATTTCGACAACTTTGAAGTAGAACTCAATGTAGAAGAAGAAGGGTTCATGGTACTGGCGACAAAAGAAATTGTTGAAGAAGTAACCAACAGCGATCACCAAATTGGACTGCAAGAAGTGAAAGAAGTGGCAGAGGAGGCACAACTAGGCGATACAGTAGTTCTAGATGTCACCCCCCAACAAAAAGAATTTGGTCGGATGGCTGCCATTCAAACTAAGCAAGTCTTGATGCAGAAACTCCGTGATCAAGAACGTAAAATGGTGCAAGAGGAGTTTCAAGAGTTAGAGGAAACCGTCTTACAAGCCCGAGTGGTTCGATTTGAGCGTCAGTCTGTGATTATGGGAGTCAGTAGTGGCTATGGTCGCCCTGAGGTAGAAGCCGAATTACCGCGATCAGAACAACTCCCCAATGATAATTACCGCGCTAATGCTGCCTTTCGAGTTTACTTAAAACAAGTTCGTGAAGGATCAGGGCGTGGCCCCCAATTAGTGGTTTCTCGGGCTTCTGCTGGTTTAGTGGCTTATCTCTTTGAAAATGAAGTCCCAGAAATTCAAGATGAAGTGGTGCGAATTGTCGCGATCGCGCGAGAGGCTAGACCATCTTCTCGTAATGTGGGATCGCGCACTAAAATTGCCGTAGATACCTTGGATCGAGATGTTGATCCTGTGGGATCTTGTATTGGGGCAAGAGGTTCTCGCATTCAAGCGGTGGTGAATGAACTCCGTGGCGAAAAAATTGATGTCATTCGCTGGTCACCAGATCCCGAAGTTTATATCAAAAATTCCCTTTCTCCGGCTCAAATTAACCGTGTCATGTTGATGGATACGGAAGAAAGACGTGCCGAAGTGTATGTTCCAGAAAATCAACTTAGTTTAGCCATTGGAAAAGAGGGGCAAAATGTTCGTCTTTGTGCCAATCTTACAGGCTGGAAAATTGATATCAAGGCTGTGAAAAAACACCAAGAAGAAGCCGAGGAAGTGGAAGGAGAAACAATTGAAGCCTCTTCTTCCCAAGGAGAAGAAACAGTTGAAGCCCAAACTTCTCCTCTTGGCGAACAGTAATATTGGTCAAGTTCTAAAGGAATTATTAAAATGCTAAACAAGAAGGTTAAGTACTTGATCGAATAGGGAGGCTAGTTGTGGCAACTGAAGTGATAGAAAAACCGGGAATTCAAACGGTTGAGAAAAATCAAACCATTCGCAAACCTGCTCCTAATTATAAAGTTCTCCTTCATAATGACGATTTTAATGGCATGGAATATGTGGTGCAAACGCTGTTACAAACAGTTCCCAGTCTTACCCAGCCCCAAGCCGTTAATATTATGATGGAGGCTCATAATTCTGGAATTGCTCTTGTCATTACCTGCGCCCAAGAACACGCAGAATTTTACTGTGAAGCCTTAAAAAATCATGGGTTAACCAGTACCATAGAGCCTGATGAATAATAAAAACGATTATCAAACTTGATTAGTGTTTTACCAGACAGTGTAATTAAACAAATTGCAGCCGGGGAGGTGATTGCTTCTCCGGCTTGTGTGGTAAGAGAGTTAATCGAAAATGCTTTAGATGCAGGTGCCGATCGCGTTACCATTTCTCTGGATCAAAATTTATCCCAGATTCGAGTGGCGGATAATGGGAAAGGAATGGGGTTAGAAGATTTACGGCGTTGTGCATTGCCCCATACCACCAGTAAAATTCGCACAGTTAGCGATCTTCAGAAAATTATCACTTTAGGGTTTCGCGGGGAAGCCTTACACAGTATTACCCAAGTGGCTTCGCTACAAATTTGGAGTCGTCCTCGATCTTCTCCTGAAGCAGTGGGGTATGAGATACGGTATAAGCAAGGGGGAGAAGTTTGTCAGGAAAAAGTAAGCGCGATCGCGCCTGGAACAATTGTAACGGTTTCCGATTTATTTACCGCATTACCAGTGCGTCGTCAGGCGTTACCGAAAGTATCGCAACAGCTAAAAGTAATTCAGAAGACCATTTATGATATTGCCCTTTGTTATTCCAAGGTTACTTGGCAAATTTATCACCACCATAAACTAGCTTGGCAAGTTAGTGGGGGAGAAACCCCAAAACAAATTTTTCCACAACTTTTATCACGGTTTCAGGCTTCAGATTTTCAGTATCAATGTCAGGAGATAGAAACTCCGAATCAGGAACAATCGTCACATTTAGAATTAGTGGTGGGTTTACCCGATCGCGCTTCTCGTCATAAGGGAGACTGGATTAAAACAGCGCTGAATGGACGACCGGTGCGTTTACCTGAATTAGAACAAATCCTTGTTTCAACATTAACCCCAACCCTACCGCGCGATCGTTATCCCATTTGTTGGTTACATCTGCAAACCGATCCCAGCTTAATTGATTGGAATCGTCACCCCAGTAAATCAGAAATCTATCTGCGTCACCTTGATTATTGGCAAGAACAGGCGCAACGGGTTCTCAATGATGCTCTAAGCCTAAACGCAGGGAATCTTCCTGAAAGCGTCCATAATCGCCGCGTGGGAGAACTGATTAAAGCCAAAGAAGCCACA
This window of the Euhalothece natronophila Z-M001 genome carries:
- a CDS encoding DMT family transporter → MEIKLNQSRFLALLFPFIIIAPFFLWGTAMVAMKAVIPETTPLFLGGMRLLPAGVLVIMAGMMLNRSQPKGWLAWGWISLFALVDGTLFQGFLAEGLVHTGAGIGSVMIDSQPLMIAVLSSLLFADRIGRIGWLGLGLGLTGISLIGLPEPLILETLQGNLTGLDINVSSLFSNGEWLMLLAALSMAGGTILIRYVCHHVDPVMATGWHLLLGGIPLFFLSGITENQQWQNISFEGWLAILYATVCGSAIAYGIFFYLASSRNLTSFASLTFLTPIFALLFGNLLLQEQLTAIQTGGVCLTLVSIYLINQRK
- a CDS encoding glutaredoxin family protein; the encoded protein is MQVILYSKPDCHLCEGLQEKLEQITTVDFELEIRDITTREDWFQAYQYEIPVLCRQVGEREEPLPRPSPRISVQQLAKLLKANF
- the rimP gene encoding ribosome maturation factor RimP, whose amino-acid sequence is MTHPFISKVTEIATPIANNLGLEVVEIAFLTNESPPILRVEVRNPEDDTSLNDCEQMSRTLEAELDITEIIPNTYVLEVSSPGISEHLTRDREYVSFKGFPVLVITDPPYKGKEQWQGTLNRRDETTVYINQKGKIVKIPRDVIQSVKLDTP
- the nusA gene encoding transcription termination factor NusA; amino-acid sequence: MAIVSLPGLGKMIEEISEGHNLPPHLVKTALQEALLKGYERYRRSQTLDRDHFSDDYFDNFEVELNVEEEGFMVLATKEIVEEVTNSDHQIGLQEVKEVAEEAQLGDTVVLDVTPQQKEFGRMAAIQTKQVLMQKLRDQERKMVQEEFQELEETVLQARVVRFERQSVIMGVSSGYGRPEVEAELPRSEQLPNDNYRANAAFRVYLKQVREGSGRGPQLVVSRASAGLVAYLFENEVPEIQDEVVRIVAIAREARPSSRNVGSRTKIAVDTLDRDVDPVGSCIGARGSRIQAVVNELRGEKIDVIRWSPDPEVYIKNSLSPAQINRVMLMDTEERRAEVYVPENQLSLAIGKEGQNVRLCANLTGWKIDIKAVKKHQEEAEEVEGETIEASSSQGEETVEAQTSPLGEQ
- the clpS gene encoding ATP-dependent Clp protease adapter ClpS, which produces MATEVIEKPGIQTVEKNQTIRKPAPNYKVLLHNDDFNGMEYVVQTLLQTVPSLTQPQAVNIMMEAHNSGIALVITCAQEHAEFYCEALKNHGLTSTIEPDE
- the mutL gene encoding DNA mismatch repair endonuclease MutL, which produces MISVLPDSVIKQIAAGEVIASPACVVRELIENALDAGADRVTISLDQNLSQIRVADNGKGMGLEDLRRCALPHTTSKIRTVSDLQKIITLGFRGEALHSITQVASLQIWSRPRSSPEAVGYEIRYKQGGEVCQEKVSAIAPGTIVTVSDLFTALPVRRQALPKVSQQLKVIQKTIYDIALCYSKVTWQIYHHHKLAWQVSGGETPKQIFPQLLSRFQASDFQYQCQEIETPNQEQSSHLELVVGLPDRASRHKGDWIKTALNGRPVRLPELEQILVSTLTPTLPRDRYPICWLHLQTDPSLIDWNRHPSKSEIYLRHLDYWQEQAQRVLNDALSLNAGNLPESVHNRRVGELIKAKEATGSYQLSDRFSEEPDSNVGLFSLSAIAQLHNTYIIAEHPTGMWLVEQHIAHERIIFEQLQDHWQLIPHDPPLILNHLSPQQQEQLERLGLAIEAFGEDTWAIRTVPKILQSRHDLMDAILELSRGGTLETAQIATACLSALRNGTSLSLEQMQEILDAWQQTRHPHTCPHGRPIYFPLEETELARFFRRHWVIGKSHGI